The Pedobacter frigiditerrae genomic sequence GATTAATCCAATTCATCGTATTATATTGCGAACTAATTCAATTACAAAAACTAAAAATAAAAGTATTTATGGCTTTAAACTTTAAACCTAATGCAGACAGAGTAGTTGTTGAAACTGCTGCTGCAGAAGAAAAAACAGCTTCAGGTATCTATATTCCTGATACCGCTAAAGAAAAACCACAACAAGGTGTTGTAGTTGCAGTTGGACCTGGTAGATATGCAGACCAAACCGGAAGTTTGATTCCTTTAAGCGTAAAAGTTGGTGATCAAGTTTTATACAGCAAATATGGTGGCACTGAAGTAACCATCGAAGGAAAAGAATATTTAATCATGAGAGATTCTGACATCCTAGGAACTCTTTAAACCAAATATAAATCATTTAAAATTAGGTATGTTTTGAGCTAGGACAATGTCTCAAATCTCAATACTCATATCTCAAATCTTAATAAAACAATGGCAAAACAAGTAAAATATAACGTTGAAGCACGTGACGCCCTGAAAAGAGGTGTTGACATTTTAGCGAATGCAGTAAAAGTAACTTTAGGTCCAAAAGGTCGTAACGTAATTATCGACAAAAAATTTGGTTCACCAGCTATCACTAAAGATGGTGTAACTGTTGCTAAAGAAATCGAATTAAAAGACCCAATTGAAAACATGGGTGCTCAAATGGTTAAAGAAGTGGCTTCTAAAACTGCAGACATTGCGGGTGATGGAACTACAACTGCTACTGTTTTAGCTCAAGCAA encodes the following:
- the groES gene encoding co-chaperone GroES, whose protein sequence is MALNFKPNADRVVVETAAAEEKTASGIYIPDTAKEKPQQGVVVAVGPGRYADQTGSLIPLSVKVGDQVLYSKYGGTEVTIEGKEYLIMRDSDILGTL